A portion of the Luxibacter massiliensis genome contains these proteins:
- a CDS encoding VOC family protein, which translates to MSKMGTDVVCHIAMVVDDVEKVAANWAKIFGFEMPEIQYVPPTEKTPAFYRGSRGDYSDCKLAVFHFNNQLNVEMVQPGEAPSPWKETYEKNGGNGFQHMSFIVPDIEEAYNALQEIGAPKPYHVGYNKTRTYSFIDTTEQLGIEFNVKCDLDNTPIIDYVNEHPEKMVKGEEIMKNKLDV; encoded by the coding sequence ATGTCTAAAATGGGTACAGATGTTGTCTGCCATATCGCAATGGTAGTAGATGACGTAGAAAAAGTTGCTGCAAACTGGGCGAAAATATTTGGGTTTGAAATGCCGGAAATACAGTATGTTCCACCTACAGAAAAAACACCTGCTTTTTACAGGGGCAGCCGCGGAGATTATTCTGACTGCAAGCTGGCAGTGTTCCACTTTAATAATCAGCTGAATGTGGAGATGGTACAGCCTGGCGAGGCGCCCAGTCCATGGAAAGAGACATATGAGAAAAACGGAGGAAATGGGTTCCAGCACATGAGCTTTATCGTACCGGATATAGAGGAAGCCTACAACGCACTGCAGGAGATTGGCGCTCCAAAGCCTTATCATGTAGGGTACAATAAGACTCGTACATATTCCTTTATAGATACAACAGAGCAGCTGGGAATTGAATTTAACGTTAAGTGTGATTTAGACAATACACCGATTATCGACTATGTAAATGAGCATCCAGAAAAAATGGTAAAAGGCGAAGAAATAATGAAAAATAAACTGGATGTCTAA
- a CDS encoding carbohydrate ABC transporter permease, translated as MDHTRKRFKKKNITNALLTVVGILVVVMIFLPILWMVRTSVITLVDLYERPLVLIFEPIFTAYKSVFAGQDFLNRLLNSLIIAVATTLLCGITGALCAYGMSRFKLPGGMFLPFSYLFLRMIPSMAIVIPVFNTFKTLGLLDTRTGLVLVYTTFGLPLVVWTLWGFYKSIPRELEEAAAIDGSNALSTFVRVILPISVPSLASVSILTFTSAWNEFFFAMILTSKNASTAPTAIALIINSLDLSWGEASAAGTLIILPVAIIGVIGQKYFISGLSAGAVKG; from the coding sequence ATGGATCACACACGTAAACGGTTTAAAAAGAAAAATATCACCAATGCGCTGCTGACAGTTGTGGGGATTCTTGTGGTAGTGATGATCTTCCTTCCCATACTGTGGATGGTGAGGACATCCGTCATCACATTGGTGGATTTATATGAAAGGCCGCTGGTTCTTATTTTTGAACCCATTTTCACAGCATATAAGTCTGTTTTTGCGGGGCAGGATTTTTTGAACCGTCTTTTAAACAGCTTGATCATAGCAGTTGCCACAACACTTTTATGCGGAATTACAGGGGCTCTGTGTGCATATGGAATGTCACGGTTTAAACTGCCCGGGGGAATGTTCCTGCCGTTTTCTTACCTGTTCCTCCGCATGATTCCATCGATGGCGATTGTCATTCCGGTATTTAATACTTTTAAGACACTGGGGCTTCTGGATACCAGGACAGGACTGGTTCTCGTATATACTACTTTTGGACTGCCCCTTGTAGTATGGACGCTGTGGGGATTTTATAAGTCCATTCCAAGGGAGCTGGAGGAGGCTGCTGCAATTGACGGGAGCAATGCATTGTCCACATTTGTAAGGGTCATCCTGCCTATATCGGTTCCTTCTCTGGCGTCTGTGAGTATTCTGACATTTACTTCTGCCTGGAATGAATTTTTCTTTGCAATGATTTTGACTTCAAAAAATGCGTCCACGGCGCCTACCGCTATTGCGCTGATTATCAACAGCCTGGATTTAAGCTGGGGTGAGGCGTCGGCAGCAGGAACCTTGATCATCCTTCCGGTTGCAATTATAGGAGTCATTGGACAGAAATACTTTATCAGCGGACTTTCCGCGGGGGCTGTGAAGGGGTAA
- a CDS encoding carbohydrate ABC transporter permease encodes MKRIKSAREKRMQRTGLLFCAPAFLLTAVCAIYPLLYTIVMSFCDYNPAVGRKPTFTGLGNYIKVFESPDVLNSLKVTFIFAFFSVLFSMTFGLLLALMLNRNIKIKGLLRSISILPTLMCGVAIAVCWQTLFSNDFGLFNYILSVLGLPEQNWLGSSTWAMPSLIFVEAWQSSPFVMVLLLAGLQSVDLDLYDAGDIDGTNAFQRFIHITFPQIRTVFFTTLVIRIIDAFKTFEKPFVLTKGGPGNSTQFINLYTYNTAFIGWDMGYGSAVAVLILLICGLMAAGLMLVFMRKD; translated from the coding sequence ATGAAACGTATTAAAAGTGCGCGGGAAAAAAGAATGCAGAGAACGGGTCTGCTGTTTTGTGCTCCTGCATTTTTACTTACAGCGGTCTGCGCCATATACCCGCTTCTCTACACGATTGTAATGAGCTTTTGTGACTACAACCCTGCAGTTGGAAGGAAACCGACCTTTACAGGACTGGGCAATTATATAAAAGTCTTTGAAAGTCCTGATGTTTTGAACTCATTAAAGGTGACCTTTATCTTTGCATTTTTCTCTGTCCTGTTCAGTATGACATTCGGCCTTTTGCTGGCGCTCATGCTGAACCGTAATATTAAAATTAAAGGATTGCTAAGGTCTATATCTATTCTGCCGACGCTGATGTGCGGCGTGGCAATTGCGGTCTGCTGGCAGACACTGTTTTCCAACGATTTTGGATTATTTAACTATATTCTCTCTGTTCTGGGGCTTCCGGAGCAGAACTGGCTGGGAAGTTCAACCTGGGCAATGCCCTCCCTGATTTTTGTGGAGGCATGGCAGAGTTCCCCCTTTGTTATGGTTCTTCTGCTTGCGGGGCTTCAGTCAGTGGATCTAGATTTATATGATGCAGGCGATATCGATGGAACTAATGCGTTCCAGCGTTTTATACATATAACATTTCCACAGATTCGGACTGTATTTTTTACAACACTTGTCATACGGATCATAGATGCATTTAAAACATTTGAAAAACCTTTTGTTTTGACCAAAGGGGGCCCTGGAAACTCTACACAGTTTATCAACCTGTATACGTATAATACAGCGTTTATTGGATGGGATATGGGGTATGGTTCTGCAGTGGCGGTATTGATTCTGCTTATCTGCGGTTTGATGGCGGCAGGACTGATGCTCGTCTTTATGAGAAAAGATTAG
- a CDS encoding ABC transporter substrate-binding protein has protein sequence MKKRIVSVLLVCAMGITMLAGCGGSGSGSDSSSAEAGEDFEFTEKLDPETEATINMLMPSSPQTRALQELLETEFKEQYPNIKINITESTGNDIPTQAMTEAVSSAGSYDVICQSATVPALANAGGIYPIDGFIERDADELDFEDFVDNGLAYQGKTYALPYRSDIMMLHYNKEKFLAAGLDPENPPSTWEEFREAAKAMTDESTGDYGLSIDYAATNGNTNSFYLSILYSMGGSYLDEETNAPAFNDEIGVEAAQMYIDWLKEDKVVNPASVAWNGNDEAAAYFSNSAGMLIHWPARYTEANNDPSKSSITGNSLVAPLPGDGGTLAFGWSFVIMDTSEYKNAAWEVIKFATSKDTQIKTIEAGGDCNPTRKSVTSDADLQEKYPVLKVLDEALANARLYPQVTQAENIRAIIGKYINQAATTDMTAQEAMDAAAKEAETALKDSGELKE, from the coding sequence ATGAAAAAAAGAATTGTATCGGTATTACTGGTCTGTGCCATGGGCATCACCATGCTGGCAGGCTGCGGCGGTTCAGGCAGTGGATCGGACAGCAGTTCTGCTGAGGCTGGAGAAGATTTCGAGTTTACCGAAAAGCTAGATCCTGAGACAGAAGCTACCATCAATATGCTAATGCCATCCAGTCCCCAGACAAGGGCGCTGCAGGAACTGCTTGAGACAGAATTTAAGGAACAGTACCCCAATATTAAAATTAATATTACAGAGTCTACTGGAAATGATATTCCCACCCAGGCTATGACGGAGGCGGTTTCCAGTGCAGGGTCATATGATGTCATCTGCCAGTCAGCTACAGTGCCGGCCCTTGCCAATGCGGGGGGGATCTATCCGATTGATGGCTTTATAGAAAGGGATGCCGATGAGCTGGATTTTGAGGATTTTGTTGATAACGGACTGGCCTATCAAGGAAAGACATATGCACTGCCATACCGTTCAGATATTATGATGCTGCACTATAACAAAGAGAAGTTCCTTGCAGCGGGCCTTGACCCAGAAAATCCCCCTTCTACATGGGAAGAATTCAGAGAAGCAGCTAAGGCAATGACAGACGAAAGCACTGGTGATTATGGCCTCTCCATCGACTATGCGGCTACAAATGGAAATACGAATTCCTTCTATCTGTCAATTCTGTATTCTATGGGAGGCAGCTATTTGGATGAGGAAACAAATGCGCCGGCGTTTAATGATGAAATCGGGGTAGAAGCGGCTCAGATGTATATCGACTGGCTGAAAGAGGACAAGGTAGTAAATCCGGCATCCGTTGCATGGAACGGCAATGATGAGGCGGCGGCATATTTCAGTAATTCTGCGGGTATGCTGATTCACTGGCCTGCAAGATATACAGAGGCCAATAACGACCCATCAAAGTCCAGTATTACAGGGAACAGCCTTGTAGCTCCTCTCCCAGGCGATGGGGGCACGCTGGCATTCGGCTGGTCTTTTGTGATCATGGATACATCAGAATATAAGAATGCTGCATGGGAAGTTATTAAATTTGCAACTTCAAAAGATACTCAGATTAAAACAATCGAGGCAGGCGGAGACTGTAATCCTACGAGAAAGAGTGTCACAAGTGATGCAGACCTGCAGGAAAAATATCCAGTCCTTAAGGTGCTTGACGAGGCTTTAGCTAACGCCAGGCTGTATCCACAGGTAACGCAGGCTGAGAATATCCGTGCAATCATCGGAAAATATATCAATCAGGCAGCCACTACAGATATGACGGCACAAGAAGCAATGGATGCCGCCGCAAAGGAAGCGGAGACCGCACTGAAAGACAGCGGTGAACTAAAAGAGTAA
- the ptsP gene encoding phosphoenolpyruvate--protein phosphotransferase — MVKLEGTAVSQGIAAGKVYIYRPSSCIVEEGHFPQEEKEARLAEFDAAVKKAAEELAEVIQKMRETGDDKAEIIEAHLEILEDEEMAEEIHGAIADELLFPDCAVKKVYDKYIALLGNIEDSLFQERVADMRDVSGRILRVLQGKKAQDLSALPGPSIIAAHDLLPSDTATMDKRNVLGIVTEIGGMTSHSAILARSYKIPAVLGVPSLLDTLKEGEECILDALEGCIYSSPEVELKQEFEDKRKCYLDSMNKAEHYLEQEGLLSDGQKIEIGLNIGSDQWCEEYRYCDFVGLFRSEFLYMHSSHMPSEEDQYKAYIRVLKHAAGKPVTLRTLDIGGDKTLSYYSLPKEENPFLGKRALRLCFAEPELFKTQLRAALRASAEGRLNLMFPMVGSLEDIRKAREAVEEAKEELRQERVPFDENIKLGIMIEIPSIAEIAELAAKEVDFASVGTNDLTQYLHAADRMNADVCAYYQSFSPSVFRVLRRIAGAFREAGKPLSVCGELGGNPKAAVVLAGMGMTKMSMSGANMARVKQALSAFTFEEAVQIAEAVCGLGSQEEVLEYIGRVFKEKDII, encoded by the coding sequence ATGGTGAAATTAGAAGGGACTGCCGTATCCCAGGGAATTGCGGCTGGAAAAGTATATATTTACAGGCCTTCTTCCTGCATTGTGGAAGAAGGACATTTCCCCCAGGAAGAGAAGGAAGCCAGGCTTGCTGAATTTGACGCTGCCGTGAAAAAGGCTGCGGAAGAACTGGCTGAAGTCATCCAAAAAATGCGGGAAACTGGAGACGACAAAGCAGAGATCATAGAGGCACATCTGGAGATTCTGGAAGACGAGGAGATGGCGGAGGAAATCCATGGGGCAATAGCAGATGAACTTTTGTTTCCAGACTGCGCAGTAAAAAAGGTATATGATAAATATATAGCGTTACTAGGAAACATAGAAGACAGTCTGTTCCAGGAAAGGGTAGCGGACATGCGGGATGTAAGCGGCAGAATTCTTCGGGTTCTCCAAGGGAAGAAAGCGCAGGATCTTTCCGCACTTCCCGGTCCTTCTATTATTGCTGCGCATGACCTGCTGCCGTCAGATACAGCAACTATGGATAAAAGAAATGTATTGGGAATTGTAACGGAAATAGGCGGGATGACCTCCCATTCAGCCATACTGGCGAGGAGTTATAAGATTCCCGCTGTTCTTGGGGTGCCTAGCCTGCTGGATACACTAAAAGAGGGGGAGGAGTGCATACTGGATGCCTTGGAGGGATGCATATATTCCTCCCCAGAAGTAGAATTAAAACAGGAATTTGAGGACAAAAGAAAGTGTTATCTCGACAGTATGAATAAGGCAGAACATTATCTGGAGCAGGAAGGTTTGCTTTCTGACGGACAAAAGATTGAGATTGGGCTCAATATTGGTTCTGACCAGTGGTGTGAAGAGTACCGGTATTGTGATTTTGTCGGACTGTTCCGTTCTGAATTCTTGTATATGCACAGCAGCCATATGCCGTCGGAGGAAGACCAGTATAAGGCCTATATACGTGTATTAAAGCACGCGGCGGGGAAGCCTGTGACTCTGCGGACATTGGATATTGGCGGTGACAAGACATTATCTTATTATTCCCTTCCAAAGGAGGAAAACCCCTTTCTTGGAAAACGTGCCTTGCGGCTTTGCTTTGCAGAGCCTGAGTTATTTAAGACACAGCTTAGGGCCGCACTGCGTGCTTCCGCAGAGGGCAGGCTTAATTTAATGTTTCCTATGGTAGGGTCACTGGAGGATATCCGAAAAGCACGGGAAGCGGTGGAGGAGGCAAAGGAAGAACTTCGCCAGGAGAGGGTACCCTTTGATGAAAACATAAAATTGGGGATTATGATAGAGATTCCCTCTATTGCAGAAATTGCGGAACTGGCGGCAAAGGAAGTGGATTTCGCCAGTGTGGGGACCAATGACCTGACCCAGTATCTTCACGCTGCAGACCGTATGAATGCGGATGTATGTGCTTATTACCAAAGCTTTTCTCCTTCGGTGTTCCGGGTGCTGAGAAGAATTGCGGGAGCCTTCAGAGAGGCGGGCAAACCACTCTCAGTCTGCGGGGAGCTGGGAGGAAATCCAAAAGCAGCAGTAGTTCTTGCCGGAATGGGAATGACAAAGATGAGCATGAGCGGGGCTAATATGGCCAGGGTGAAACAGGCGCTTTCTGCATTTACCTTTGAGGAGGCAGTCCAGATAGCGGAGGCAGTCTGTGGCCTGGGGAGCCAGGAGGAGGTTCTGGAGTATATTGGCCGGGTATTCAAAGAAAAAGATATAATTTAA
- a CDS encoding HpcH/HpaI aldolase family protein, translating into MDKYLNRLRQKMENKEVITAFSTSNPDPMVAEMLAMTGVDFVWCDAEHPANDYHDMQNMIIGTRAGGAAAILRMRSSNPVDLKPLLDMGADGIIFPMINTAEDARKAVEACSYPPYGVRGFGPQRAADYGLLSSAEYAKSRDKVDSGLVKIMTIETQEACRNIEEICQVEGVDMLDLGPGDLSMDMGIPGQEADPRVREMLFEAAEVCKKYNKPILVFPGEDKELMKKWMSYGLSVTFVLGFDMSYLATRVRDHIGIVEEAKKEFLDK; encoded by the coding sequence ATGGATAAGTATTTAAACAGACTCAGACAAAAAATGGAAAACAAAGAGGTCATCACAGCATTCAGTACATCAAACCCGGATCCAATGGTAGCAGAAATGCTGGCAATGACAGGAGTAGACTTCGTATGGTGTGATGCAGAGCATCCGGCCAATGACTATCACGATATGCAGAATATGATTATTGGTACCCGTGCAGGCGGTGCGGCAGCTATCCTCCGTATGCGCTCCAGTAACCCTGTAGACTTAAAACCGCTTCTGGATATGGGCGCGGACGGGATTATCTTCCCGATGATTAATACTGCAGAAGACGCGCGCAAGGCTGTAGAGGCATGCAGTTATCCTCCGTACGGCGTGCGTGGGTTCGGCCCCCAGAGGGCAGCGGATTATGGACTGCTAAGTTCTGCTGAATATGCAAAGAGCCGTGACAAAGTAGACAGCGGGTTAGTTAAGATTATGACCATTGAGACACAGGAGGCATGCCGCAACATCGAAGAAATCTGCCAGGTGGAAGGCGTAGATATGCTGGATTTAGGGCCTGGAGATTTATCCATGGATATGGGAATTCCAGGACAGGAAGCAGATCCCCGCGTAAGAGAAATGCTGTTTGAGGCGGCTGAAGTTTGCAAGAAATATAACAAACCGATTCTGGTATTCCCGGGAGAGGATAAAGAATTAATGAAAAAGTGGATGTCCTATGGACTCAGTGTAACTTTTGTACTGGGATTTGATATGAGTTACCTTGCAACACGCGTGAGAGATCATATTGGCATCGTAGAAGAAGCAAAAAAAGAATTTTTGGATAAATAG
- a CDS encoding Gfo/Idh/MocA family protein — MEKLRVAIVGCGMIAIKRHFPEMAENPNVEIVACTDYVKERAEDMAKLYGGVVCGDYKEIIEKVKPDAMVICADNATHEETAIAALNAGIHVLCEKPLTTSLESGKRIIQAAEKSGKKLMVAQNQRMSAAFKKAKEILKSGKLGKVLTFSTKFGHPGAEYWAVDGNTGSWFFDKNLNEYGCIADLGVHKLDLLRWLLEEEFEDASAFTAVCDKTKPNGEPVEVADNMVAILRSKSGIIGTIATSWTYYGPEDNSLVVYCKNGILNVMVDEDFLVKITYPDGSEECYKVAGVGTNEHPIKTGIDDEFIDSILEDRDPLITGIDGYNSLAVSIAIAESAKKGTLEKVIQYPN; from the coding sequence ATGGAAAAACTTAGAGTTGCGATTGTAGGCTGCGGGATGATTGCCATAAAACGGCATTTCCCGGAAATGGCTGAAAACCCCAATGTGGAGATTGTGGCATGTACTGACTATGTGAAAGAACGTGCAGAGGATATGGCAAAACTGTACGGTGGTGTTGTGTGCGGTGATTATAAAGAGATTATCGAAAAAGTAAAGCCAGACGCCATGGTCATCTGTGCAGATAACGCGACACATGAGGAGACTGCCATTGCAGCATTGAATGCGGGAATCCATGTATTATGTGAGAAACCCCTCACTACCTCACTGGAGTCTGGAAAACGTATTATCCAGGCGGCAGAGAAGTCAGGAAAGAAACTGATGGTAGCACAGAATCAGAGAATGTCTGCGGCATTTAAAAAGGCAAAAGAAATCTTAAAGTCAGGAAAGCTGGGAAAAGTTCTGACCTTCAGTACAAAATTCGGGCATCCTGGGGCAGAATACTGGGCGGTTGACGGGAATACAGGTTCCTGGTTCTTTGATAAAAATTTAAATGAATATGGATGTATTGCGGATTTAGGCGTACATAAACTGGATTTACTCCGCTGGCTTTTGGAGGAGGAGTTTGAGGATGCGTCTGCATTCACAGCCGTGTGTGACAAGACAAAGCCAAATGGTGAGCCGGTAGAAGTGGCGGATAATATGGTCGCGATTTTAAGAAGTAAGAGCGGTATTATTGGTACCATTGCCACAAGCTGGACTTATTATGGCCCGGAGGACAACAGCCTTGTTGTATACTGCAAGAATGGTATTTTAAATGTTATGGTGGATGAGGACTTCCTGGTGAAAATTACTTATCCCGACGGCAGTGAAGAGTGCTACAAGGTAGCCGGGGTCGGCACAAATGAGCATCCTATTAAGACTGGCATAGATGACGAGTTTATTGACTCTATTCTGGAAGACAGAGATCCCCTGATTACCGGCATAGATGGCTATAATTCTCTGGCAGTGTCCATCGCAATCGCAGAGTCCGCTAAGAAAGGCACTCTGGAAAAGGTAATACAGTATCCCAATTAA
- a CDS encoding D-2-hydroxyacid dehydrogenase encodes MKIVVLDGYTENPGDLSWEGISSLGELTVYDRTSLTDEAEIISRIGEAEVVYTNKTPITKNVIDSCPGMKLISVLATGYNVVDYTYAREKGIPVTNVPAYGTDSVSQFAIALLLEVCHHIGHHGEAVKEGRWENNPDWCFWDYPLIELSGKTMGIIGFGRIGQRTGVLAKALGMEVLAYDTVQNDTGRGIAQYVALDTLLKESHVIALHCPLFPDTEGIINKDTIGRMKDNVIILNNSRGPLIVEQDLADALNSGKVLAAALDVVSTEPIRGDNPLLKAKNCIITPHISWAPKESRQRIMDCAEENLKAWLGGKPVNVVNK; translated from the coding sequence TTGAAAATTGTAGTATTAGATGGATATACAGAAAATCCCGGCGATTTAAGCTGGGAAGGGATATCTTCCCTGGGGGAACTGACAGTGTATGACCGGACGTCACTGACTGATGAGGCTGAAATTATCAGCAGGATTGGAGAGGCGGAGGTAGTCTATACCAACAAGACTCCCATAACCAAAAATGTCATTGACAGCTGTCCTGGCATGAAGCTGATCAGTGTTCTTGCCACAGGGTACAATGTGGTTGATTATACATATGCCAGGGAAAAGGGGATACCAGTGACTAATGTGCCCGCCTACGGAACTGATTCAGTCAGCCAGTTTGCCATTGCCCTGCTTTTGGAAGTATGCCACCATATTGGGCACCATGGGGAGGCGGTAAAGGAGGGCCGTTGGGAGAATAACCCCGACTGGTGTTTCTGGGATTACCCCCTGATTGAACTTTCCGGTAAGACCATGGGGATCATTGGCTTTGGGAGGATTGGCCAGAGGACAGGAGTTCTTGCAAAGGCATTGGGCATGGAAGTGCTTGCTTATGACACAGTTCAAAATGATACAGGGCGAGGGATTGCACAGTATGTAGCTTTAGATACCCTGCTTAAAGAGTCCCACGTGATTGCCCTGCACTGCCCTCTCTTCCCAGACACAGAGGGAATTATCAATAAAGACACCATTGGCAGGATGAAGGATAATGTCATCATCCTTAATAACAGCCGGGGGCCGCTGATTGTGGAACAAGATCTTGCGGATGCCCTCAACAGTGGAAAAGTCCTGGCAGCCGCTCTGGACGTAGTATCCACAGAGCCGATCCGGGGGGACAATCCACTGCTGAAGGCAAAAAACTGTATTATTACGCCACATATTAGTTGGGCCCCTAAGGAAAGCCGCCAGCGCATCATGGACTGTGCAGAGGAAAATCTAAAAGCATGGTTGGGCGGGAAACCTGTCAATGTTGTAAATAAATAA
- a CDS encoding sugar phosphate isomerase/epimerase family protein yields MKLGFISAILDGWNFEEMIDTAASLGLECVEAACWPKGGSERRYAGVSHIDVENLDDAKISYIKDYCAKRKVEISSLAFYPNPMDHNPEKQKAAVEHLKKVIDASARLGVNMVSTFIGRDQYKNVEENLKLAGTIWPPILKLAEEKGVKIAIENCPMLFDSGQWPGGQNIFTTPAVWRKIFEILPSENLGINYDPSHFVWQMMDYTEPLYEFKDKIFHVHFKDIKLYPEKLKDVGTMAYPLQYMSPKLPGLGDVDWGRYVSALTDIGYDGYACIEVEDRAFESSREKILDSLKLSEKYMRQFVI; encoded by the coding sequence ATGAAACTGGGATTTATTTCCGCCATTTTGGACGGGTGGAATTTTGAAGAAATGATTGACACGGCGGCAAGCCTGGGCCTGGAATGTGTAGAAGCCGCTTGCTGGCCCAAGGGCGGGAGCGAGAGACGCTATGCCGGAGTCAGCCATATTGATGTGGAGAACTTAGATGATGCTAAAATCTCGTATATTAAAGACTATTGTGCGAAAAGAAAGGTGGAGATATCTTCCCTTGCTTTTTACCCCAACCCAATGGATCACAATCCAGAGAAGCAGAAAGCAGCCGTAGAACACTTGAAAAAAGTTATTGATGCCAGCGCCCGGCTGGGCGTCAATATGGTCAGCACATTTATCGGGAGAGACCAGTACAAGAATGTGGAAGAGAACCTTAAGCTGGCCGGAACAATCTGGCCGCCTATTCTTAAGCTGGCAGAGGAGAAAGGTGTAAAAATTGCCATAGAGAATTGCCCTATGCTTTTTGACAGCGGTCAGTGGCCTGGCGGGCAAAATATATTTACCACGCCGGCAGTCTGGAGGAAAATCTTTGAAATTCTGCCGTCAGAGAATCTGGGGATTAATTACGACCCAAGCCATTTCGTATGGCAGATGATGGACTACACAGAACCTCTTTATGAATTTAAGGACAAGATTTTCCATGTACATTTCAAGGATATTAAACTTTATCCAGAGAAACTCAAAGATGTGGGTACAATGGCATACCCCCTCCAATATATGAGTCCGAAGCTGCCGGGCCTTGGGGATGTGGACTGGGGCAGATATGTATCTGCTTTAACGGATATTGGGTATGACGGATATGCATGTATTGAGGTGGAGGACCGGGCATTTGAGTCCAGCAGGGAAAAAATCCTGGATAGCCTGAAACTCTCAGAAAAATATATGAGGCAGTTTGTAATCTGA
- a CDS encoding PHP domain-containing protein produces the protein MYKIETHLHTSHISKCGRMDAKALARAYHEAGYHGIAVTDHYNRTTFAHLGVDLQSGEDKVERFLEGYKRVAAECRKYGIIVYQGAEVRFDECENDYLIYGFRKEFLRNPEMIFRMGISNFASFARKEGVLVIQAHPYRRKCTPAIACYLDGVEVYNGSPRHENFNERADEYAAAYGLIRTAGSDCHQTVDVAAGGLLSEELPGDPFSFTNLLRSRRYKLMCDVQEK, from the coding sequence ATGTATAAAATTGAGACACACCTCCACACCAGCCATATCAGCAAATGCGGGCGGATGGATGCAAAGGCGCTGGCAAGGGCATATCACGAGGCAGGCTATCATGGGATTGCCGTGACCGACCATTATAACAGAACTACATTTGCCCACCTGGGAGTAGATCTACAGTCTGGGGAAGATAAAGTGGAGAGATTCCTGGAGGGGTATAAAAGAGTAGCTGCAGAGTGCAGGAAGTATGGAATTATTGTATATCAGGGAGCAGAGGTACGCTTTGACGAATGCGAGAACGACTACCTGATTTATGGGTTTAGGAAAGAATTTTTAAGAAACCCTGAAATGATATTCCGCATGGGGATTTCCAACTTTGCATCCTTTGCCAGGAAAGAGGGAGTGCTGGTCATCCAGGCCCATCCCTACCGGCGGAAGTGTACTCCCGCAATTGCGTGTTACCTGGACGGGGTAGAAGTATATAATGGCAGTCCTCGGCATGAAAATTTCAATGAGCGGGCAGATGAATATGCCGCGGCCTATGGACTGATCCGGACAGCGGGTTCAGATTGCCACCAGACAGTGGACGTTGCAGCGGGTGGATTGCTTTCAGAAGAATTACCGGGGGACCCGTTTTCTTTTACAAACCTGCTGCGCTCCAGAAGATATAAACTTATGTGTGACGTACAAGAAAAATAA
- a CDS encoding HPr family phosphocarrier protein: protein MVKRKLVISNPSGLHTRPAAVFARTAKKYQSETKIIANGSSVNGKSTVSILSAGLAKGIEIELQTEGDDEAEAMADLTQLLESGCGE from the coding sequence GTGGTAAAGAGAAAACTGGTAATCAGCAATCCGTCAGGACTGCATACACGTCCCGCTGCAGTATTTGCCAGGACGGCAAAAAAATATCAGAGTGAGACAAAGATTATTGCTAACGGCAGCAGTGTGAACGGAAAATCCACCGTATCCATCCTGTCAGCAGGGTTGGCAAAAGGGATAGAGATTGAACTGCAGACAGAGGGGGATGATGAGGCAGAGGCCATGGCAGACCTGACACAGCTGCTGGAGTCAGGATGTGGAGAATAG